The following nucleotide sequence is from Capra hircus breed San Clemente chromosome 16, ASM170441v1, whole genome shotgun sequence.
acagagtcagacacaattgaagtgacttagcagcagcagcagctgaaaggTGTTTTGAgttaaacagagaaaaagaaaacagactaaCCAGAAAACTAACAGAAACCCACCCACCCTCTTGGTCATTCCACCAGCAACTGTGCCCGTGCCAGGTGAGGGGACCTGGCTGGCCCTCCACAGGCGCTGGGGAGCGGCCCCGTGTGGGACTCACTGCCACAGCGGGCCTGGGAGAAATGCCCCGGTGCTGATCTAACGCAGCAGGTGCTCGGGACGCCTCTGGATGGACAGTGCCCGCTGTTAGCAACACTAGTAGAATTTCTCGGATGACAGGAACTTTCCAGACCCACGGGGGGCTGTAGGGTGCTTGGATTGTGCCTGTGTGGCTGAGGgactaaattttcattttatttaaaatagccacAAGCAGCTGTTGGCTGCGGGTGGATGGTGGTGCTTGGAGGGTGTTCAGTGGGGTGACTGCCCTCCGCCTGgggtgtcctgctgctgctgcggggCCAGGGGCTCAGTGTGGCCACAGCAGCGAGCAGCCCTCGGGAACCACGAGTAATCCGGCGGCGGGCAGGGGCCTCCAGCTCCCTACCTGTGCACTGTTcctctcagtccatggggttctgatGATGCAGATTTGGGCTGACGGCAGGGGATGGCTTTCTTCCCAGACCATGTAGTCAAACCCAAAACACACGACTCTCACCCCGCTGCACCCCTGGGCTGTGACAGGAGCGGTCCCACAGTGTCCCCAGCTGACACTGGTGAAACAGAAGTGTCTCGATTCCTCGGGTTTCTGTAAAAGATCAGAGGCTGGGAAGCAGGATTCAGGAGGAGGATGTCTCCCCAGGTGAACCCTAAAGCTCAGAATCGTGTCCGCTGAGCTGGTCCAGGGGCACGGTTTACAAACTACTCTGTGTGAAGGTTCTCGTTCTTCTCTTTTTAATCATTTAAGAAAATGATGATAGGTTGACGGCATAATGTCCCcaacagcttttttctttttcttttttttaaaaaaggtatcgtttatttgggcttccctggtggttcagacggtaaagaatctacccgcaatgccggagacctgggttccatccctgggggtcggggagatcccctggagaagggaacggctacccactccagtattcttgcctggagaatcccatgaggggcctggtgggctacagtccattttttaaatgagtgatATATTAGTGGAATAATGTCTgcaactgtttttcttttaaaaaaacaaaacaaagcaacacTCTGTCTGGCTGCCTTGGATCCTCACTGCAGCTCGTCCACTTCTTCCCAGTCGCAGCTGGAATCTCACTTTCCCGACAGGCTCACACCTGTGTCcgtgcactggaaggtggattcttaaccactggaccaccagtcccCCTACTTCATTTAAACCGAGGAGCAGAGACTGACAAGCTTCTGTAGCGGTCCGGAGAGCAGGTCTGAGGCTCCTGGGCTGTACTGTGTGGGTCACCACCACCCAACTCTGCCCTCACAGCATGAAAGCAGCCAGACGTTACGTAAAGAAACTCGTAGCTGAGTTTCAATGAAACTTTATGAAAACAGCCAATTAACTGGGTTTGTCCCGTAGGCCTGCCATCAGTCAATCCTTGTTAGAATTTTCAGATGGCTGGAAACTAAAGCCTGAAGTTTTCTGGGTCAGGACCTCTGCACGAGAAGCTAGCTAACAGCAGAGCCCGTAAGTGGTGGTGAGCCAGACTGGTCAGACTGTCTGGGTGTGAATCTGACTCAGCCACCTAATGCCAGACTGACCTGAGCTATTTTATCAGCTCATCCACACCTCTGTGACCTCAGCTATTACACGGAGACAGAGATGTAATCTCACAGGGTACAAAGCACTAAGTGGAGCCCAAGAGAAATATTAGCCGTTGGGAATTTGTCCTCATCCTTGTTCTCGAGCGTGGTTGAAAATGGTTTGTGAGTTCCGTCCGGGTCGTGTTAGGTACACACACAGTGTCTGAAGTTTCAGTCcactcaaagtgaaagtgttagttgctcagtcgtgtctgactctttgcggtcccatgcactgtagcccatgaggctcctctgtccatgggattctccaggcaagaatactggagtgggttgccatgcccttctccagggaatcttcccgactcgggttgaacccaggtttcctgtttggcaggtgggttctttaccatccgagccaccagggaagtttgttCAGGGGCAGCAGCAAATTCACGTCCTCTGACTCCTGGGTCCCCGGGCTGTGCCCATACAGACGCGCTCCCTCTGTGAGTTCTGGAGGCTGCCCTGTCATCAGTGAAGGACCTCCCTGATTCAGCCAGCCAGGCTGCCCTTGAATTGTCCCAGGACCCCAGAGTCCCAACTCCCACTCATGCTGCTCGTCTGTCGGTCTCAGGTTTGGGGTCCTTGAGTTGCATTGTATTTGTGGTAGCAGAAGACTATAGCAAATTAGGTGAAATCTCTACAGCAGTCTAGAATGACCCTCTCTGCCTTTGCCCTCCCCAGCCTGGAAAGCCTGCCAGCGAGGGGCCTGGGGAAGTGGAGGCCCAGAGCGTTGACAGATTCTCTGAGGCTGCAAAGCTAGTGACAGGGCCTGCATTAAAAGCAGACTTCCCGTCTCCTCAGCCCGTCTTCTGACTCTTTCTCCTTCCCAGTAATAAAGTGGCGCCCAGCCTGGTGCTGAGCTCCGGTTGGTGTTTCCTGATGGAGTGCCcgcaggaggggaggggcaggcggGTCGCCAGCAGAGCAGGGGGTGTTCCTCACCCGCTCCTCTCCCCTTTGGCTTCCCCAGAGCTCAGCGCCTCGGATGACAGCTCCCTGTCGGACGGGCTGCCCCGGGAGGAAGGTGAGAGGGGCTTCGGGATTCTTGTCAGCTGGGCTCCTGCGTGAGTTTACTGGAACGTTCCCTTAGTGAGCTGGGGGGCGAGGGGCGCAGGGTGGGCCCAGAGTCtgctccatggggttgctgagtcccACGCGCACCTCCTAGCCGTGGGGACGGCCAGCCCATCACCGGTGCAGGCGCTCAGTCACCCCGGCGGGAAGGTAAGTCCCGCAGAGCCTTGGGCGCCGGGCCCCTGCTGTGGCCTAAGACTCAGCCTTTGCTTCAGTGCTCACCGTTCGCAGCCTCAGCTGTCCGCCACAGCTGCTGCCCTTTGTGAAAACAGGGCAAAACCGAGGGAATAAGCATGAGTTCATAGGCTGAGCACCCTGCCTACAAACCCTAACGATGCTGGGGGTAGGGGCGTCCCGCCCAGGGGAGGGCCCAGGCCGGTCAAGAAGACACACACACGGGCACAGCGTGACAATGAAAATAGGGAAACGGGAGGTCAGCTGCAGGAGCAAAGGAGAGAAGTGGAGTCTGAGCCAGGAGTCAATCTGCGGGTATGGGGGCGCTTCTTGGAGGAGGCAGGTGTAACATGGAGCCGTGAGGGCGTGAGTCCCAAAGGAGAAGAAAGTGTTTCGGAGCATCTGGGCCCAGAGCCATGGCCTGGCACAGTTGGACAATGGAGAAGAAAGTGTCTTGGAGCATCTGGGCCCAGAGCCATGGCCTGGCACAGCCGGACAAACAGCCAAGGGAGGGAGAGCagggagcaggctgtggaggtTCTAGTTGGGCCGGTTCCCCCGCCGCTGCTCTCACCGGGTTTCTCTGACCTGCAGAGGCACCTCAAGTGCCAAAACcgcccccagaggccccagatccACCCACCCGGCCTCTCCCGCCCCAGAGCCTTGAGGGGCTGCAGCCAGCAGGCCCTGAGATGGGGGGCCTGGAGCGGGCCCCCATCCAGAACAGCCCTTGGAAGGAGACGAGTCTGGACCACCCCTATGAGAAGCCCAGGAAGTCTTCCGAGGCTGGAAGCGAGTCCAGGTCAGGCAAGAGGAagggagggctgggggcaggtgggaTCTGGGGGAGGGGGCGTGGCTGGGCACTGGTGTGGGAGGCTTTCCTCCGTGTGATGCTGCGGGCTGGCATCCCTGGGTGGAGGCATTCCTGCTGCTGACCCATCTCCAACCCCTCCACCTCCAGCAGCCCAGCCAGCACCCCGCAGGATGGGCCGAGCGCCTCCAGCCTGTGGCTGCTGGAGCCCGCCTCCTACTGTGTGGTCCCCATCCGCAGTGTTCCTGGGCAGCGGCAGGGCCGTACCAGTGCCCCAGCCACCCCTGACATGCAGGGCAGGAGGGGCCATTCGCAGCCCCTGAGGTAAGAGCCAGGCCCCCCCAGACATCCCGGGAGAGTCTAGAGGGTGGCAGCGCCCAGGGCTATGTGGGACACCCGTGGGTGACACGGGGCTTGTGTAGTGGATTCTCCTTGAGACTCTTTCTCAGGCACCTCTCAGCAGAGGCTGCGCCCCAGCGGGCAAAGCTAAGGGCAAGTCACTTACGAAGCAACTTGTTTTCTTCCAGAGACTCCGGTGTTGTCTCTTTGCATGACCGTTCTCCCCATCCAGAAGACTGTCTTGTTGGGGGGAGATAGTGTCTTGGTAGGGACTCTTGCGGTGGTCTGTGATTGTTTTGGTATTGGTCCCTGACAATGGACAGTTCACGTTTTCAGTTGATGTCCGGTTGATTCTCACTACTTGGGCAGTTATGTCCTGTGAAGTCACCACAAACCACTGCTCCCTGGGACACAGGGTCACAGCTGCTGGCCTGTCAGTGGATCGACACATAAACTTGTTTTATGGAGTTTCTGTTGAAACACACCTTATCTAATATATACCACTGAACTCGGGGCCAGCAGCCCGAGAACGAACACCCACACGGAGCTCATCTAACCCGTGTTTTCTCCATGAATCACGCCCCAGCTTCCTCATGCTCTGGACACCAGACAGCCCTGTAGCACCAGCTTCAGGGCCGACTTAATCTGTGAAATCACCTGCAGAGGCATAAAAACACGAAAGCATGACGCTAAATAGACTGTGGAAAGGGCCTTTGTGTGCAGGGTGAGAACTGAGGTCTCAGCCTGGAGAGCCTGTTGGGCAGCTCAGAATCTTCACCACCCTGTGTGTGTCCACACGTGACCAAAGTCTGGGAGTGTTgatttggaagttacagatgcaTTCGAGCAGCAGGTGAATCCACAGATACAGAACCCATGATCGATGAGCACCCACTGCGCCCTCCCTTCTGAGTCCTCTGCCCTCTGGGGCTGGTTTCAGTGACCACTGCTGGATCAGTGAGCCAGGGATGGGGGGCAGTGTTGGCCACGCCCTCCCAGGGGTCCAAGGCAGCCTCAGGATGTGGCTGGGTTCTCATGTCAGGTTAGCTTCCCGTGGGCAGCACTGAAGTCCAGCAGCGCATTTTCCAGCGTACACACCCGGGCCTTTAATACACGGCCTGTGTGCAGATCAGTGAAAGGCATCCCCTCTGGATGGGCAGGCCTGCTTGCTCCCGAGGGGCTGGCAGTGGCAGAGTGGATTCCTGACCGGCTGGCTCTCCTGGGCTGGTGTCCCGGGGAGGGCGGCTGTCCCAGCTGGCTGGGGCCACCATACAGAGCCCCTCGCCGGGCAGAAGCCACTCTCTCCCAGTCTGGAGGCTGAAGTCCAGGCCCCAGGTATTTCTCCCTTGACCTCAGCCCTGGGCTCTCTGCCCTTGATGAGCTTGTCTTGGTGCCGGGGCCAGTTTCAGGCCTTCATCTCAGATGTTTGCCAGTGTCCGCCCGGACAGATCGTGTGGATGAAATGCCACTGGACCGCTTGCACCTGAGATGGCGGAGGCCAGGAGGCAGCTGTGGCCTCCTCGCCCCCAACCCGGGCTGGCCATGCAGTGGagcaggagggggtggggtgcCGGAGGGGCGTGTAGGACGCTAGGTGGGCCGGGCGATGCCTCGGTCCCCAGACCGTCAGAGGCACGGCTGACTCAGTGCCCCCCCTTCTCCCTGCAGGAGTGACCCCTTCCGCGCGGGCCCCGACGGCCGGGGTCGCAGCGCCCTCCCGCGGCGCCGCCCCACTTACTACACGGTGACGGCGCCGGAGCCCTGCTGCGCTCGCCCCGCGCCCGCGCCGCGTGCCGCCTGCCACTCGTGCTCTGAGGACAGCGGCTCCGAAGCGTCCAGCCTGTCGCACCCCACTCCGCCCGGCAGCAGCAGCCCCGACATCTCCTTCCTGCGGCCCCTCTCCCCGCCCGCGCCATCCCGCCCGCACCGCGGCCCCGCgggcccccggccccggccgccCCCCGCCTGCCTGCGGGCTGCGCGCTACGTGGTGCTGGCGGagggccgcccgccgcccgcccagTGGGCCGAGTGGGGCCCGGGCCGCGGCGAGGACGCGGCCCCCGCGCGCTGGCAGCGCCCGCCACCCGCCCACGGCCGCGTGGCCCGGACGCCCTCGCTGCGCGACCACCCCGCGGGCCGCGGGCTCAGCAAGGCCGCCGTGTCCGAGGAGCTCAAGTCGTGGCACGAGCGGGCCCGGCTCCGGAGCGCGCGCCCCCACTCGCTGGACCGCCAGGGGGCGTTCCGCGTGCGCAGCCTGCCGCCCGGCGCCGACAGCTTTGTGCGCGCGCCCGCCCCGCGCGGACAGGTACGCGCCCCGGCCCTGCTCTCCGGGTCCTGCGGTCCCTGCTGGCCCAGCGCAGAGCCCAGAGCCAGCAGTCCGGGGGCCCGGCAGCCCTCAGCTAGGAAGAACAGCCCCCGGATGTTTCCTTGCGGCTCTGGGGAGACTCCCCTCGGGGCCTCCAAAGTTTGCCTGCTCAAGACCGCGTGCCCACGTGCGCCGGTGGAGGTTACCCTCCCGGACACCTAAAACATCTCCCCCTAATGGCTCCACTGAGGATCTACCAGACAGGCCTTTATTCGTAATCCGATGTCCAGTCCAATCACCCCCAGATTTCCTGACTTGAGGCCCCAGGACAGTCTGGAAAGGGTTTGCAGGAGGCGAACCTGTGGCCACCTGTCAGTTCCTCCCCACCCCTACTCCCCTTCCATCACCCAGCTGAGAAGCAAGCTGACCTGTGGTTAAGTGCCCAGGCCCTGGTACAAGTCAGCCTTGCCGCTTAGCAGTCAGGATGGGGTTGGTTAGTCAACACTCCCATCATGTCACCCCTTCCGTAAAG
It contains:
- the C16H1orf106 gene encoding uncharacterized protein C1orf106 homolog, whose translation is MDSKDEVSDTDSGIILHSGPDSPVSPGKELTHAVRKQQRALEERLEACLEELRRLCLREAELTGILPAEFPLKPGEKAPKVRRRIGAAYKLDEWALHREDPLSGLERQLALQLQIAEAARRLCREGNLGRQVRRQRQHAVRLEEEKLRQLQRCLGERQGRPPPGPAPGPELSASDDSSLSDGLPREEEAPQVPKPPPEAPDPPTRPLPPQSLEGLQPAGPEMGGLERAPIQNSPWKETSLDHPYEKPRKSSEAGSESSSPASTPQDGPSASSLWLLEPASYCVVPIRSVPGQRQGRTSAPATPDMQGRRGHSQPLRSDPFRAGPDGRGRSALPRRRPTYYTVTAPEPCCARPAPAPRAACHSCSEDSGSEASSLSHPTPPGSSSPDISFLRPLSPPAPSRPHRGPAGPRPRPPPACLRAARYVVLAEGRPPPAQWAEWGPGRGEDAAPARWQRPPPAHGRVARTPSLRDHPAGRGLSKAAVSEELKSWHERARLRSARPHSLDRQGAFRVRSLPPGADSFVRAPAPRGQVPTVCVLRRSPEGAPVQVFVPENGEIMSQV